AGAAGTGAAGTAAAATTTTACATAGAAGAGAGTAAGTATTGAAGTACTTATTGGGGTATGATGTTGTGTTTCATTAATGATGATTGTTGTTTGGTTATTACTTTTGATAACTATTTATGAAATGCATATTGtgtataagaaaataaaacagatGAGATAATAGCTATCAATAAAGTTGGTGATTGTAACAAGGGGGTAATGGCAAGCCAGTGGACAAGGTGATAGTAGTCAAAGGCCTTTAATAAATAAGCTAGCTAAAACCAGTAGGATTCCGTAGCAAACAAGTAAACTTTATATGGTCGAAGGTCTAGCACTCGTGAAGACGGACTGGTAAGAGCATTGACATGAAAGGAGTgctaagaaaataaattttaatactcAAACTAAATAACCACTACATTGCATATTTATGCATTCATTAATCCATTTCTATTCTTTGGTTGTATAATAACCAATTGGggggttttttctttaaaaaaaaaaaaaaaaagaaaaNNNNNNNNNNNNNNNNNNNNNNNNNNNNNNNNNNNNNNNNNNNNNNNNNNNNNNNNNNNNNNNNNNNNNNNNNNNNNNNNNNNNNNNNNNNNNNNNNNNNCAACTAGAGGTCAACTGATAGAAGGACTAATTTAATCTATTATCAAAATTACATGGActtcctgtaataaaaatgaaaccttaggagaaaaaaaataaagttatgaaacccCATGgggtatttaatatttaaccctaaacaaaaaccaaaattcactttcaaaattcaaaaccattGTCCGACctatataataaataaagagaaatgctagaggtcaataagtttttcatattttgctcATATTATGATATTCCCTTATAATCAACGGTTATATTTATAGGGTCCACAATTGCCTTATGTGAGATctacataagtttacaaattcaataattgatTGTAAAGaaatattagctaaatataaaaaatttattaacccttagcatttctcataagcgtttttttgttttggtacttttaattttaacgattttattgttattcacctgtattttattttattttatatcatatatagATTGTGTTGCCTTATtgataaatatgaaaaaatctCGTCCAGAAAGAACCGCATGGCAAGTTCTGGAACTTTCTACAGGATTCTCAAACCATCAGAACTATGTATCGACTGTCATTCGCAGCACTTCCTTCACACGTGACGCAACACCACACCGCTTCCTTATACTCAGCCTCACAGCTACGCTGTCATCGTCAACATCAAAGCACAACTTCAAGCAAAAACCGAAGCCAATTGAAAGAAAGCTTTGGCCTTTCTGAACTTGGAATATTGAAAGGATAAGTGAAAgtgaggaagagaaagagggaagtgGAACAAAATATGGGGGTGGACTACTACAAGATATTGCAGGTCGATAGGAATGCCAACGATGAGGATTTGAAGAAGGCCTACAGGAAGCTTGCGATGAAGTGGCACCCTGATAAGAATCTCAACAACAAGAAAGAAGCCGAAGCCAAATTCAAACAGATCTCTGAAGCCTATGAGGTACTTGTGCTTTTCCTTATCCATTAGCTTACGTTTTCTTATTGTGTGTTCCACCAGAACATGTGTGATGTGTTACTTCTACACAAATTCTTTCTGGTTTTTAGGATTACCCATCATATTGGATTTCTGggttttgttgggtttttagctttgtttgtcatatttatatatttcatgTCTGAGATCCTGAaaagttttggttttgtttaatttgtgtTGGGAATTTGGAATCTCTGTTTCTCTGTgcgattttcttcttttgacaTGTGGATATTGCAATTTTACTCTCTCAATATTTGAAGTTTAAGACCACCCATGATCAGAGTTTGTGCAGAAGTTACTGGGTTTTTGTTAATTCTTGATGGGAGTTCTTGCAGGTTCTCAGTGATCCCCAGAAGAGAGCAGTATATGATCAGTATGGAGAAGAGGGCCTAAAGGGTCAGGTGCCACCGCCCGGTGGTGCTGCTGCTGGCCCTGGTGGAGCTTCGTACTTTTCGACTGGTGATGGGCCGACGACGTTTCGATTCAATCCTCGAAGCGCGGACGACATTTTCGCCGAGTTCTTTGGAAATTCGAGCCCGTTTGGAGGCATgggaggtggtggtggaggcATGAGAGGGTCAAGATTCTCAAGTGGGATTTTTGGTGATGATATATTTGCATCTTTTGgggaaggaggaggagggggagggTCTATGAACCAAGGTGCTCCTAGGAAAGCTCCTCCTATCGAGAACAGGTTGCCTTGTAGTCTTGAAGAGTTATATAAGGGGGCTACCAAGAAGATGAAGATCTCTAGAGAAATTGCTGACATCAGTGGGTGAGTAATTTTTCTTAATTGATTATTTAACTTTGCTCAAATTTTGATTCTTCACTCGTGGTTGCGAATTTGGTTTGTGGGTATTAGTTGTTTGATCAAATTGAGTGATTGCCTTGTTCTGATTCCTTGTAATTAATTGGTTTTGCTGGTTTGATCAAAAAGACTCCACTTGCATTTGCAAGAGAAAGGTTGTCATACAATTGGGATAACAGGACAATGAAAATTagccattgatttttatttttttacaagctCTTGCTGATTCAAAGTTTGATTTTACTGCCACGTCATTCCCGTGGCATTCCAATTGTATGACAGTCATAGTTATCTGCTAAATAGTATTATTCATTTTGCAATTTGAAAGTTTGCTTCTTTGCATTTGGATTGTAATGGAATATGTCACTTTGGGGGAAGAAGTGGATTTGCACTTTTGAGTTGATAACTTCTACTTGATTTGGCTTAGAGAGTAGTTTTCATACATTAACCTGAGTGATAGGTATCTAAGTTTGTTCAAATTAAggaattgttttgttttttgtttttgttttttgtgattaGAGTTGTTTTGCTTTTAATTGGCTGATAATTGGAAATAGTTTCTTCCTTTTGAAGTATAAAGGGGCCTTTACCTGTTGTGACCTATTAAAGCAGGGTTGTTGGAACAAGTTTTGCAAGGTCATGTTTAGATCATTTTATGTAAACAGATCAAGGTATAAtaacatttttaatagaatgcTTGTGTAGATGTAATATATGCCTTACGGacctttgttcttctttttcttcctaataGGGGGTTTCTCTtctatacttcatgtgtacttagCTTGCGTTCCTCTGCCTTTTCcaatgagattgaattacttataaataagATTATCTGTTATTCTAACACAGAAATGTTAGAAATGCGTGACCAGTTTAGGGTCTTAAATGGACATAAAACCAGAAAGGCTATATTAGGAGAAGGGTCCTCTCCattaatgaaatggagaggagccggTTCCTTATTCAATAGaggcaaaattgtccaaaaaaaaaatgaaatgacaattttgcccctcttaaaataaaaaaccggctcctctccatttcaaatctccgtttcatttgaattggagaggacCCTATTCCGCTATATTAGGAGGGTTTTGGGAAacacaattttataaatttcctGCCTGGGAAATTTATCTTTAGGTCGTTTAGTCTTGGTAATGATGAGGAAAAATTgcttatttttataaatatcttACTTGTTGTATGGTCTTTGTCTGCCTATAAGTCATTGTTTAGTTTAGTCACAGTGTGGGATTTCACTTAGAAGTTGAAGGAAAGATTCCCTTAACATTTGGCTCGAAAaagtcccccccccccccaaaaaaaaaaggttattatgAATAGTGTAGTACAAACGCATCATGTATTTCTTGTTCTTGGTGTTTATATGGTATGATACTGTAGAAATGCTTTCTTCATGAAGTCGATATTTGCATAACAGAACCTTGAACTAGCAACTGCCACTTGAGCTGGTTTATGAAGAACTACTGGAGAATTGCTCTTTGTGGCGGTGATGTGATCTAGAcataattaattgctttttggctgcaaataaaataaatgtttcaAGATTATGATATTCAAttttaaacatgttttaatGAGTTTTCATTTTAGATAATTGGTATTATCCTTATTACTTGGCATTTTATAGGAATGGGAATACTAAACAACCATGCTTTTCATGACTTCCTGAATTCATCTAGTATAGTATCTTCAGGCAGAGTAAAACCAGTTAATGCTGACAAGATATGGAGTTGATTGCCTAGTTATTGACCGTTCTTATCGgcccttaatttatttatttttttagtaagacTAATCCAAGAGCTAATGAGCACCGTCACATTAGATTTAGTGAGATGAGGGTGTAGTTATTTATCATTACTCCATGGAAATTGCTTGACGTCATGCATATTTTCTCACTCATTCTGTGTTTTTTGCAGCAAGACAATGAAAGTGGAGGAGATTCTTACCATAAACATAAAGCCTGGTTGGAAAAAGGGCACAAAGATCACCTTTCCAGAGAAAGGGAATGAGCAGCCAAATGTTATACCTGCAGATCTTGTGTTCATCATTGACGAGAAACCCCATAGCGTGTTCACTCGAGACGGAAACGACTTGATCGTCACGCAAAACATATCCTTGGCTGATGCCCTCAATGGTTACACAGTTCACCTGACTACCATAGACGGCAGAAAGTTAACCATCCTAATTACTAATGTGATTCATCCAAACTATGAGGAAGTTGTTCCTGGGGAAGGGATGCCAATCCAAAAGGACCCTACAAAAAGAGGGAACTTGCGAATCAAATTCAACATCAAGTTCCCAACTAGGCTTACGGGGGAGCAGAAAGCTGGAGTCAGGAAACTACTGGGTCAGTGTCAGTGAGCAAGTACTACTCAACACTGAACGGAGCAAGTACTtctgtgaatatatatatagttttgtatttttggtaAACTAATAtgatagttttgattttttttttttttttttcattattgatTAAGGGTCGAGGATTGACATATTGGTGATGTTATCAACACATAGATTGGTGTCGTCTTTTCAATAGTTTTAAATAGAACAGCTTTCTTGCCGATGTCTTCTGGCTTTTGTGGAGCTCTGCTGAATATAGAGCATCTCTAGCAATATTAGCTAGAATAGCTAGTGAAAAAggacaaattttcattttagctattGCTTAATTTAGATATACTCCAATAGATTGTTTCttctactatttaaatattattttttgtaaattcttttattcttttgttttgtttatctctctctctccctctcacccAAGCTAAACAGCCCCACCACCGCACCAGTCTTTcgtctctctccccctcttccTCTAACCCAAGCTAACAGCCCCATCAAACACATACAAATCGGCAGTGGAAGGGCTAATCCTGCAGGCACAAGATCTCTTCATTTTGGACTGGAGCACATACgatttttgcatttgttttgggtttatGTATTTGGCTCAGAGGAATGTATTAGGTTGGTTTTCTATTTGCTTTTGCACTTCTCACATAATGGATATTGTGAGGTTTTGGTTTGCTGGGAGAGAGGGATGTCGAGTTGCaatgagaagaaaaatttaGAGAGGACGGTGCTGGGTTAACGAATTTGACGGAGAAGGCAAGGATGGGAgggagcgagagagagagagagagagagagaggagagagaagggagtaagaaaatattaaataaatgatcTAGCGTGCTAAGTGAATAGCAAGAAGTTCCTACTCACTGTAGCAAAATGTCCATTTTAGCTATTCTGCGGAAGACAATTTAGCTaataatagctaaatttaactattatgaACCTTTTAGCTACTCTGCCGGAGATGCTCAGTATTCATATGGGAGATCGTGATTGTGAACTTTTAAGAGCCTCAGCtatagggcttttttttttttttttttttttaatcttcattttattttattattatttttttcaaaaaaaaattgtctttttccTCGTAGCTTCAGGTTGAagtatatttatattttggaaaaatcaaCCGAGTTTCAAGTTCAtccctaaaaaattttattgttcCAAATGAATCAAGCGATTTCCGAAAAGGTCCATTTGAACAACTGGATTAATTTGGAAGACAGAATTTTCAAAGGATGAATATGAAAAATTCGACGATGTTTCAGAGATTAAACATGTCTTTACATCGTCTATTAGAATGATGAAAACCGACCACATGGGGGAGTGAAAAATAtgtccattatatatatatatatatatatatatattcttttttaacctttttcgaTTGGTAAATTACAGAAGAACCGGTGGGGCTTGAATCCACGACGTCACCCTCTACCTTACTACAGAGAGGGCCATAGCTCAAAGGTAGAGAGATATCCATTCATATTCAATTTCAGTAAATGTGCTTTGCACCTTTATAGAAAGTGTTGGATTACAGGGATGGTTCTGCACCATTTACAGataaaaaagaaggcaaaacaATGATGAAACGTCTCTTATACAATAACAATGTCGTCATTTCTTCACTCGCTGTAATCTGAGGATGTATATCTTGCAGCTTCATCTTGGCCAACTTTCGGCTCTCCGCCTCCATCTCCATACCCGTCTCCCTCCTCATCTGAGTCTCCATTTATATATTCCTCCATATCAACATCCCCTTGCACATCTTCCGCATCCCCTTCATTGtcatcaccaccaccatcatcttcttcatcatcatcatcttcttcttcttcttcttctacatcTACGTTATAATAGGTACTCTGCAGCAAGTTATCAGGCCTGCCATTATAGGGAGGGGCATACTCATCCATCACATTATCATCAAACTCATCTCCTGTTGCCAGACCATTTTCATCGTCGTAATCCGATCTTTCGGAACTGCTAGTATTTCCACCGTCCTCCACTTGCAACCGCATGTTTTCATCCCCACTCCACTCTTCCCTGACCAAGTCACTTGGTGATTTCTCAAGGATGATCTCTTTGGgactctctttttctctatcaACTATAACCACCTTTGCAGATCTCTGCCTGCTTCTAATGCTCCGACGACCTCGCCCACGCCCTCCTCGTCCACGTGGTCGCCCTTTCCATCCCAGTATCTGCCCAAATCTGTCACTGTTAGTGGTTGCACTTTTTTTGCGAGATTCAGCTCTGGAACGAATGACCCTTCTTTCTGATCTTCCACCACGAGTACGACCACGGGCCCTTCCACGACCCCCTCGTCCACGACCAGAGCTAGTAAGTCCAATAGTTGAATCAACCCAGTTCTCTTCCTTAAGATGTTCATCTTTATATGGTGCATGAGCTGTACCATCATCTTTTGAATTCTTGCCGATGGCATATTTTGATGGAAGcttctgaaaaataaaaaataaaaaaagaacgtCAGGTGTATATTTGTTAATAAGAACATTAATCAATCAAAGCACAAATTTAACCAAAAGGAGCAGTCAGCCTCGGGAGGTCAGAACTACTGGTAACTTATGTTATCAAGCCACAAATGTTGCCCTGCATCTCTGACATTTAGTTGGACTTGGAGTATAGCATTCCACCCGTTTAACACATGCCAGAAATCTATGTTCAGATACTTCCATTGTAAGCGGCACAAACTGTGTCAAGACCAAGACATATTTGGAAAGTGTGCCCAAAATGCACCTCCAAGGCATGGCCCAAAGAATCATATTCCCCGAGACCGATGTGCCTGTGAGGCGGCTAGGACCATATGCCTCAGCTCACCATGCTTTCAGCCACAATAAATTGGCACCTCCTTAAATATAAGATTAAATCTTTATAGATATACAGTTTACTCTAGAACTGAATACTCACATGTTTACAAACCTTTCACTCTTTAACAAGTAACTCACACTTCATATTCCATATTCCTACTTTCTTTTATCGAAGAGGTACTAATATCTAGAATCCTCAACACATGTTAATACTTTGAAgggaggggggagagagagagagagagagacagcaaAGAGATGGGAAAAAATCTCCTTCAAACTTCACTTATTGTCCAtgtaaaaatcttaaaatattagCCACTATATGACAATTCACCAGTTGGTACCTTTACCACTGTAGCACATAACaaatccacacacacacacacacgggGATTTAAGAAATGGTAGAATAGGAAGACATTCACACACGCATGCACACACCTACACAGGTACACACTTGCATAAATGTCCATGCTATTCCTTTCCAGACAAAATTTGTCTAATTAAAACCACTGTACTGCATGTCAAGTTTGACCTTTGTATTTAGGTAGGATTGAGCTACTAAGTCAAAAGAACGATTTCTATTATATAGGTAATGTGTTCCAATTTCCACTTTGCGCCGACAGATCTTTTACAACATGACACACTTGAAAACAAAGagtgatctttctttttttaacctCCATACTGACTCTTTCCCTACTCTTTGCCCTTAAACCATCCATCCAGCGGGAGATAAAGCCTCTCCAGCCTACTAGAATTGTTGCTTTACAAACTTCCTTTATCAAGATATGAAACCTAGTGCTGAAGTGAAAGCTACTGGTGAAGGCATGTAACCcttctttatttgaatttatttattttctccatttgaCATAATTCAGTAGTAACATGAAAAGAATACTCACTATAACCCAAGAACCCTTGTCCTTCTGAGAGTCCACCTTCTGCTGCAGAATATATGAGATTGATGAGTCGAATTCCATGAACCTTAGAGCCACAGCAGCAGTTGTATGTGGTATCCATGGAAGTGCAGGAACTGTTTCAGAACCAAATGAACGTCCTGAAGGGTTAGAGTAATCCAACAGCTCACTGGTGCTCTCAAAGTTTGAAGACAAATAGTCCCTCTTTATGGCACCTTCCAATGATGTCATAATCTGCAAAAGAACACAAACACATTCTACTACTTGGTAAGTTCTCCAAAAGTACACCTACAAATGAGAAACACAGCTAAGACACTGTTTTCAACACGTGCTTccattttcctttactttttgaTAAGTGATCGAACTATTCGCTGATGAAAATCATTTCGAATGACCATGAAAAGGCAACATCGAAAAGCCGTCAATAAACCAGAGAGCAAAAACTTGCCATAATAAGTATTTAAACTTCTGTTCCCAGTGGCATCACCTCCCATTGATTCTGGTGTCTTTCCAATTTCCAATATCAGTGGGTGTACAGGCATCCAGCATACTTGGTCGACCATTTCAAATTTCCCCTTTGCAACTTTTGCATTTCCATGCTGATGTAGGACAGGTTTTGGGAAACCCATGTGCCTGTGGTTGTGGTAAGCTTTaaggttttaaaaaattgtgaatttaggCTGGCGAATGCCATCCAGGGTAAACAAATATAGGATTCAATAGCAGAGAATGCTTGGAAAAGTGAACAAAATGGTTGGAATTTACTAGCAGAAGCCGGTGAAGGATTTGAAGGCTGGGGTTTTAGGGTTTCAAGCATACAAAGGAAAGGGTAAATTCGTAGGAGTTGCATAAAATTACAGATCTGTCCCTCATTACAAAAATAACCATAATgtctaaaataaaaacacaaatcaAAAGTGTTTTAACCCTAGACTCCTTAAAACACGATCTTTGAAACCTTATGACTTGTCCTAATCTGATGTTGCACATAAGCCCCCCACACAAGAAAAACTCTAAATTGGCAAAACTGAAAATCACTCTAAAGAGAGCAACTTCACCTTTCTCCCATGGCTGCCACAGGTgttcccaaattttcaaacCCTCTTATTGCATCCTAAATTCACTCCTGTTTTCCCGGAGAGACATGTAAATGGAATTTGGAACCCACATTATAAGATATCATGTGGTTTCTAATATCAGTATCCATTTATTAATGAAAAGGCCCACTAACTAGTTACAGTATCATTAACTCTCATACTCCAGGAATGgacaagaaaatgaagaaatttgaAATCACAAGCAAATATAACGAGAATGATGTTTGGAAGCTCTAATGCATATCCCTTCGAACAAGGCTAACTTATAACCTGAAGAAGGTCTTCAGCCAATGATAAGGAGTGCAATTTCATGCCCCATGATTTTCGATGACTGTCAGTCCAAAGAGGTTGAAGAGCTTCTGGTGGAAGAGAAACCTGCCAAGTCAGAATCAAGACAATATAAGCTGcatgaacatttaaaaaaaaaaagtaataatcaGCCAACAAAGTTCGCAAACGGCCATTCAAAATACAATATTTCTGTTATAAACTGAAACTCTAATAActtgaaaaatatatacaagCGTATAAACTGCAGGCATACCTCAACCAAAGCTAACAGCAACTTAAGTAATCGTATCTGGACAGGAGCTGAGAGTGAACCACACCAAGTACAATGAGGACCCACCTTCGGTTTCTCTTCACATTGAGACACATGTTCAGAAAAATTTAAGCTGCTCCCAGATGAACTGTATGTCTTATGGCAGGAAGGACAGTGGTTGTCTTcaaaagaataaatatcatGACAGTAATCACATGTACCCAGCAACTGTGTACACCTTTTTTTCCCATACTTCATTGCACATAATACTGAGGAATTAAAGCATTCTTTCCACATCCATTTTTCAAAATCCTGATATCTCTTCAATGCATCATTTTTTTCACCTTCATTTCTTCCAAGCTCAATTGCAAAAGATGTTGAGGTCTCTGACATATCAGAATCAGAGACACACACAGTACTTCTAGGGCTATCAGTACCTATGCTGCAATCAGGGCCAGGAGGCATTTCAATGGCTTCTGTTTTGACAGAGTCTCCATTATGTCTCCTCATGTTAGCACAATGCATATTCCTCCTAACAGATTCCTTGAAGGACATCTCGATCTTTTGCAACATCGTGTGCAAATGAGATTCTCTAACCCCACGTACATCTAAAGATGACAACAGAGCATCAAAACCCTGCATGTAGATGGTAGAAACTGATGAAAACCAGCATGGGCAATATGGAATATGCATGCGTAGGCAATCTTAGAAAAATTAACTGGTCAATGTTTCAGGATAAGTAGCACTagaagaagataaaataaaatattaaacacCCATCAAATACTGCACATGGCAAAAATGCGGTGTTTTAGCACCGAAGATCCTAAAGTAGCAAACATCTCTTGCGTCTACTGCCATCAAATACAAAAGGGCAAGGAGAATGTAGAACAGCTGCTACtacacaaacaaaaataaaaagcacaaaaaattcatataaaaaatagaTGCATGCATTACAGTGTAATAATCTTATAGAGACTGCTAAAGCATATAATGGCTCGCCAAAGAGAAAAGTACCTCTTCAGAATCAATAAGCCTCCAACATCCATCATGCAATTCAACAAAGATCCTGCCACAGCCCGGATCATTTCGAGAAGAAGATGTAATGAATTGCCAGTATCGATTACGTCTACGATCCTGACCAAGAGGCAGTGATCTATACACACACATCTCTTCTGCCTTATGCCCAATGTAAGATTTTAGCTGCGAGCGTGACCTTTCAGCGATATACGCTGCTTGCTGATATGGAAGATTCTCTGCACCAGCAGAGTAATCTTGCATTTGCAGGTTATCTTCAGAGGGCAAACGGCTAAGGTAATTTTGGTCATTCTGTAAATCATTTAACTGTTCTTGCTGGACGGCAGGGGCCACAGACGTCTCATTGTTTTTGTCATTGCCTGTAGGAAATGGACTTTGCCTACCCTCTGCCAAAGAAATTGTAAGGTTATGTTCCGTCTTGTTCCCCGTAAATGGTGAAAAATGCATCTTCATTACAAATTCTTCTTTCATACGGCGTTTATCAAGTTGTGCTTCTGCCCACATTTGCTTTTTTAGAGCATTTGCTGCTTCTAATCGTTCCTGAAAACCATTCTCATTTCAGATCAGACAATCAAAAGCAAttcaacaaattaattttttttttaaaaaaaaaaaaaaaaaaaaattgaggaaatGATACCTCAAGGACAACGCGAATTGAGTTTCCTTCAATTGCAACACCAATTAAAGCAATGAGTGCATTAAGGCGCTCCTCAACACTCAGATCAGAGTACTCTCCTTCCATAAGTCCCTGAACCCAAGGTTCACCAGGATTGCTTTCATCAATATCTGTATCTTCTTGATTAACAATGGCCACACTATTGCCGATTCCAGAGACATCAATAGACTGTGCAATAAGAGAACCAGTATCTTTATCCTCATTTATCACTCTAGACTGCATTGGAGACAAACCTTCATCAACATTCCCGAGACCAACTTGTGGAGTTTCCATAAAATCATCACTTCCCTTACCACTTCCCACAGGAGTTGCACTGAATTTGATAGCTTCTTCGGAATTGTGGTCTTCTTTATTTGGATTTATTTCAGCACCTAAATCATCAACCTCAGGATCCTCTCCTACATCACTTTCAGAATCTCCATCTCTTTCAGCATCATCAGCATCTTCTCCATCCACAATCCCGCTTTTAAATATCCGGATTCTTTCCCTGGCTGCAGAAAGTATTGCCTCAGCATCAGCCGGATCCTTCCGATAGGGAGGACGTACACAATATGTTGATGGGGCTGTCCTCTCAAAAAGTTTTGAATCCCTAGATAAGGCAGCAGCAATAGAAGCTTCGGGTGTCTTGCTTGTAGTGAGATCCCGAAGCCCAGATTTCTAATAACAAAATAGATAAGCTAATAAACGAATTAGTTAAATACACATAAACAGAGCTCATACAATCACCAAACTAGAGTTACCTGAATCTTTTCTGCAACCTCTAATATGGTAAGGCCCATACTTCCCTCAAGAGAAAGAACATGAAATGCTGCAAATTTGACAGTTCCAGGTGTCAATCGATGCCTAGATCTGCGTGGATTAGAAAAACCCCTCTCTTGCATTATAGCAACAGCATTTTCAACAGCTGCTCCATTGCGCAAATTAGAAATTACATCTTCACCATCATTACCCTGCATTGCACCAGGGgaataaaattgtaaaacaaACTGGAaagagttttctttttttttttttgataagtaaaatggAAAGAGTTAAATGAACATATCCGGATCTCTTCAGGCACTTCAtccaaaggaaaaaaggaaagaactCAACACTAAGCTGATATATGCATGTAATTATTTCTAGAttagaaatatatttttcaacaaTCACAGGTTTATGAACCAGTATCTCTCATAATTCATACCAATTACTGACATAGTTTCCTCAATCTTCTTGAAACTTTATTAACATGTCTTTAAAGGAAAACAATGTCAATGTGAACACATAACACCAAAAATCATTAATACTCGGTTGTACATTTAACATGAATTAGGGAAAAAAAGGCTttaaaatagagtaatgctaaggaccatctttttatcctcctaaagttgatgtggcttttaaaatcaccattaaattttagatgaatcatacttgaattttgatccaatggtgattttgaaagccacatcaagtGTAGGAGAATtaaaagaggataaaaagatagtccctagcattactctttaaaacACCTCTAAAATGCAGCATCTAGATACAACACCACCAGTCAAAGTAATAAGTTTAGCCAACTGGAAATTGGTcaaaaaacaagagagagagagagagagtagtaaCCACTAGGATCAATTTTTAGCATTGAAGCACCATGCCTAAAAAAGAGAGTTC
This window of the Corylus avellana chromosome ca5, CavTom2PMs-1.0 genome carries:
- the LOC132182976 gene encoding homeobox-DDT domain protein RLT2 isoform X1, with the translated sequence MEAAGSEGEKKKPPEGENKTKRKMKTASQLEILEKTYAEEAYPSEALRAELSVKLGLSDRQLQMWFCHRRLKDRKGPPGKRQPKDSSVGEEMVVGEVGSERALGSASALSPFVESRRVVGRPGVAVARIGSDVAAMSRYYEPQQSIAELRAIAFVEAQLGEPLREDGPILGMEFDPLPPDAFGAPIVVATVGQQKQSGRPFEPELYERPDAKSIKGAGRALHEYQFLPEQPTVRTDAYERVAQSYHYGSPADGPNSRTSSLSSGRSFMHGNEQVPSGYGFQGQVPGLNLLPQQGMQAHLLPSVSVENDTVARKNTFANIRDSHFGAHPITRMENPFISPDRRVTLEEDVSRMERKRKSEEARIAREVEAHEKRIRKELEKQDILRRKREEQMRKEMEKHDRERKKEEERLLREKQREEERYQREQRRELERREKFLQKESVRAEKLRQKEELRREKEVARLKAANERAIARRIAKESMELIEDERLELMELATSCKGLPSIVSLDYETLQDLELYRDMRTVFPPKPVQLKRPFTVQPWCDSEESVGNLLMVWRFLITFADVLGLWPFTLDEFIQAFHDYDSRLLGEIHVSLLRSVIKDIEDVARTPSTGLGAIQNSAANPGGGHPQIVEGAYAWGFDIRNWQLHLNPLTWPEILRQFALSAGFGPQLKRRNIEQTYNRDDNEGNDGEDVISNLRNGAAVENAVAIMQERGFSNPRRSRHRLTPGTVKFAAFHVLSLEGSMGLTILEVAEKIQKSGLRDLTTSKTPEASIAAALSRDSKLFERTAPSTYCVRPPYRKDPADAEAILSAARERIRIFKSGIVDGEDADDAERDGDSESDVGEDPEVDDLGAEINPNKEDHNSEEAIKFSATPVGSGKGSDDFMETPQVGLGNVDEGLSPMQSRVINEDKDTGSLIAQSIDVSGIGNSVAIVNQEDTDIDESNPGEPWVQGLMEGEYSDLSVEERLNALIALIGVAIEGNSIRVVLEERLEAANALKKQMWAEAQLDKRRMKEEFVMKMHFSPFTGNKTEHNLTISLAEGRQSPFPTGNDKNNETSVAPAVQQEQLNDLQNDQNYLSRLPSEDNLQMQDYSAGAENLPYQQAAYIAERSRSQLKSYIGHKAEEMCVYRSLPLGQDRRRNRYWQFITSSSRNDPGCGRIFVELHDGCWRLIDSEEGFDALLSSLDVRGVRESHLHTMLQKIEMSFKESVRRNMHCANMRRHNGDSVKTEAIEMPPGPDCSIGTDSPRSTVCVSDSDMSETSTSFAIELGRNEGEKNDALKRYQDFEKWMWKECFNSSVLCAMKYGKKRCTQLLGTCDYCHDIYSFEDNHCPSCHKTYSSSGSSLNFSEHVSQCEEKPKVGPHCTWCGSLSAPVQIRLLKLLLALVEVSLPPEALQPLWTDSHRKSWGMKLHSLSLAEDLLQIMTSLEGAIKRDYLSSNFESTSELLDYSNPSGRSFGSETVPALPWIPHTTAAVALRFMEFDSSISYILQQKVDSQKDKGSWVIKLPSKYAIGKNSKDDGTAHAPYKDEHLKEENWVDSTIGLTSSGRGRGGRGRARGRTRGGRSERRVIRSRAESRKKSATTNSDRFGQILGWKGRPRGRGGRGRGRRSIRSRQRSAKVVIVDREKESPKEIILEKSPSDLVREEWSGDENMRLQVEDGGNTSSSERSDYDDENGLATGDEFDDNVMDEYAPPYNGRPDNLLQSTYYNVDVEEEEEEDDDDEEDDGGGDDNEGDAEDVQGDVDMEEYINGDSDEEGDGYGDGGGEPKVGQDEAARYTSSDYSE